A genomic region of Elaeis guineensis isolate ETL-2024a chromosome 9, EG11, whole genome shotgun sequence contains the following coding sequences:
- the LOC105051269 gene encoding uncharacterized protein, with protein sequence MQDQFHISSCFTSGEPMADDPASIAATKSGRSVMTSVYRTKIAGHCRLITVTWCKDVLVHGLSVSVAERSDNADETNTNTNTNQHSCKVELRPWYFWRKHGSKRFHVEGKPVDVFWDLKNAKFSGEPQPQSNYYVAVVSDEEVVLFLGDLNMEAYRRTGSRPATIDATLVSRKEHVFGKKRFATRAKFSENGKLHEILIECKSGGSGSSIGGNMDPEMVIKIDGHVAIHVRHLQWKFRGNQSVTVNKARVEVYWDVHDWLFSPGPSHALFIFKPSPLRHSSTPTSSSLNSFQGKNADVDGSSGFCLFLYAWKLE encoded by the coding sequence ATGCAAGACCAATTCCACATCTCTTCCTGCTTCACATCCGGTGAGCCGATGGCCGATGATCCCGCATCAATTGCTGCAACCAAGTCAGGCCGGAGCGTCATGACATCGGTGTATCGGACAAAGATTGCCGGCCACTGCCGGTTGATCACTGTGACTTGGTGCAAAGATGTCCTAGTTCATGGCCTCTCTGTTTCAGTGGCGGAAAGATCAGACAATGCTGATGAGACCAACACCAACACTAATACCAACCAGCACAGCTGCAAGGTGGAGCTGCGGCCATGGTACTTCTGGCGCAAGCACGGGTCGAAGCGCTTCCATGTCGAAGGGAAGCCTGTGGATGTGTTCTGGGATCTCAAGAATGCAAAATTCTCAGGAGAACCCCAGCCTCAATCCAACTACTATGTCGCAGTGGTCTCCGACGAGGAGGTGGTCCTATTCCTAGGTGATCTTAACATGGAGGCCTACCGGAGGACCGGGTCTCGGCCGGCAACCATAGATGCCACCTTGGTGTCTAGAAAGGAGCATGTCTTCGGTAAGAAGAGGTTCGCGACAAGAGCCAAATTCAGCGAGAATGGGAAGCTTCATGAGATATTGATAGAGTGCAAGAGTGGTGGCAGCGGCAGCAGCATCGGTGGTAACATGGATCCAGAGATGGTGATAAAGATTGATGGGCATGTGGCCATCCATGTGAGACATCTCCAATGGAAGTTCAGGGGAAATCAGTCTGTAACGGTCAACAAAGCTAGAGTGGAGGTGTATTGGGATGTTCATGACTGGCTCTTCAGCCCTGGTCCAAGTCATGCATTGTTCATATTCAAGCCTTCACCACTTCGGCATTCTTCGACGCCAACATCATCTTCATTGAATTCTTTCCAAGGAAAGAATGCTGATGTAGATGGGTCATCTGGATTTTGCTTGTTTCTTTATGCCTGGAAATTAGAATGA